AAAATCGATAGCGTCTTCGGTGATGCCCTCGAGCAGGCGCATCGCCACATCGGTCATGCGGCTTTCGGTGTATCGCATGGCAGCGGCGTTATCGCCGTCGATGTTACCGAAATTGCCCTGGCCATCGACCAGTGGGTAGCGCAGCGCAAAATCCTGCGCCAGGCGCACCAAGGCGTCATAGATCGACTGATCGCCATGCGGGTGAAACTTACCGATCACGTCACCGACAATACGCGCCGACTTCTTGTAGCCTTGACCCGGATCAAGCTTGAGCAGTCGCATGGCGTGGATAATGCGGCGGTGAACGGGTTTGAGACCGTCACGCGCATCAGGCAGAGCACGCTGGGTGATCGTCGAGAGAGCGTAGGATAGGTACCGCTCCTCAAGCGCCTGCTTAAGGTCGACGACGCGCTGGTCATCGGCAGGCGGAAGGGTATCGGTGTCAGACATCGGCGAGCATTCCACGAGAACGAATCAGGAAAGCACTATAGCGGGGCTCGCGCCGGTTCCGACGGTTTTGCCGCGAAAAGACGCCGGTTCTGCACGGTTTTCGGACGTGCCGAAATTGCGCCCGGCCTTACGGCGTCGCGCTTGTGACGGGTAATGGGCGGCCATTGGCTCAATCCAGTTACTAACTCAGGGAGCCAAAGGCCGCCCATCACGGTCTGGAGCTTTCTCACCGGGATCGGTTCAGCCCAGGCTGGTATTGCAAGCCCGACTGCCAATTCCCCGGCCAAACGGGCGCCCCCGTCTCCAGCCTCCCCGTCCAACCCTGCGTTGGGGTCGCGTGCTGACGGGAATGTCAGAAGTATGCGCGCGGTTTTGCACGTGGGGATAAAGGGCAAACATTTCTGGCCAATGTCTCGATGAGTGCAGTCGTCTTCCCGCCGCTGCCCGAAATCTCGGAATGGACCCCAGCCTTTTGCCGGCGTGACATCGCATGTGGCGGCACGTCGGCGGGCAAGGCGCGGGGTGTTCAGAACACGTGCGGCCGCCCTCAATGCTCCAGGGTCAATGCCGCTACCAGCAGGTCTCGAGTGGCCGATGGCGTGAGGTTTCGGGGCCCTTGGACGTGGGTTTGGAGGAAGTGACTGGTCAGGCGCAGGGCGTCGGCAATGTCATGCGGACTGGCATTTCCACGGGCGGTGAGGAAACTGGGGAGAGGCAGGAGCCGGTCCAGATAGGGCGCAGCCGCCGCGCGCGACACCGCCCTGCCCGATTTGGGCGAGACATGGGTCAGATCCTCGGTCGCGCCTGTCACCGCGCAGTGGTCGAGATCCAGGCCAAAACCGAGATCATCGAGTACGGCCAGCTCAAAGCGAACCAGCGCAACTCCATCGGGGGGGGAATCAATCAGGCGCAACGCCATGCCAAGCAGGCGATCATGGGCATCGCGCTCCGGCAACTGACGCAGATGCTCACACACGAGCTGGCTGAGATAGAGCCGCGTCCGGTCGGCTATCAGCTCGGCGGCGCGCGCCTGCAGCAGTTCGACAGTGAACATGCCCAACTGGTCCTCAAGGCGCGCGCGCCAGGTCAATTGGACGGTGTTGCCAGGCTGCAGTGCTGCGGCCTGCCTGGGCGAGCGCCCCCCGCGTACCAGACCCAGACAGCGGCCCCGGCCAGCCACCATCGCTTCGGCAATAACACTGGATTCGCCGTGACGGCGGACGCCGATCAGCAGTCCCTCCCCGGTCCATTCCATCGCCTATACCCAGTCCGTTGCGAGCATGAGTGTCAACCAGACCGCCAGCAGCCAGATCAGGATGACGGCCAGCATGCCGAGCCTGCTGACCGGCTTTGCTGCAATCTGGCTGGCAGCTGCGCGAAACTCGGCGAAAAGCGGCGCCGGGATCAGTTTGACCACGGCGACAATGCCGAGCGGGACGATGAGCAGGTCGTCGAGATAGCCCAGCACCGGAATGAAATCGGGAATGAGATCGATGGGCGACAGGGCGTAGGCCGCAATCGCGGCAGCAAGAATGCGCACCGCCATTGGCGTTCTGACGTCCCTGGCTGCGAGCCAGACGGCGATTACATCGCGCTTGATGGTGCGAGCCCACTGCCTGGCACGATCGAGCCAGCCGGGCATTGGATCAGTTTTTTCCGTGCGGGTATTCAAGGCCCATCTCGCGGTAGCGCTCGGGATCATCGCCCCATTTTTCGCGCACCTTGACGAACAGGAAGAGGTGAATGGGCACCTCGTACATTTCCATCAGATCCTTGCGGCTCTCCTGACCGATGGCCTTGATGGTCTGACCGCCTGCGCCCAGCACGATCTTCTTGTGGCTGTCGCGCGTGACATAAACCACCTGATCGATCTTGTAGGAGCCATCCTTCTGGATCTTGAAGCTCTCGGTTTCGACCGTGCAGTTATAGGGGATCTCATCATGAACGCGCAGGAACAGCTTCTCGCGCGTGACCTCGGCGGCCGTGATGGCCATGGTCAAATCAGTCAGATGATCCTCGGGGAAATGCCAGGGGCCGGGCGGGATGTGCTTGACGCACCAGTCCATCAGATCGGCAACGCCATAACCCTTGAGGGCCGAAATCATGAAGGTGGCTTCAAAACGCAGCTTTTCATTGAGGGTCTGGCTGAGCTCGAGCAGCGCTTCGTTCTTGATGGTGTCGATCTTGTTCAGGATCAGGATCTTGGGGTGGCTAATATTGGCCAGACCTTCGAGCATGGCGTCGATATCGGGCGTGATGCCGCGTTCGGCATCGATAATGAAGCCGACGATGTCCGCATCCCCCGCCCCGCCCCAGGCGCTATCAACCATGGCCCGGTCGAGCCGACGCTTGGGCGCGAAGATGCCGGGCGTGTCGATGAAGACAAGCTGGGCCTGATCCTGGGTGACAACGCCGCGCACCTGGCTGCGGGTCGTCTGCGCCTTGTGGGTGACGATGGAAACCTTGGTGCCAACCAGTGAGTTGAGCAGCGTCGATTTGCCGGCGTTGGGGGCACCAACCAGCGCGATAAAGCCGCAAGAGGTGTCGGCGAGTTCAGTGGGTGAGTTCATTTGGGATCCTTCCACACCTGCTGGGAAATCAGGAACAGTTCGGCGGCCTTGTGTTCGGCGATCTTCTTGGAAGGACCGGTGGCGCTGACCTGTTCGAAATCGCCCAGGGCGATGGCAATGGTAAATTCGGGGGCATGGTCGGGACCGGAGCGGCCGACCTGGATATAGCTGGGTGGCTCAAGGCCGCGGGCCTGGGCCCATTCCTGCAAGGTGGTTTTGGCGTCGGCCTTGTTGGCCTGACCGTCAGCGAGAAATTCCTCAAACATGCGTTCGACGAACTCATAGGCCTTGCCCATGCCGCCATCGCAGAAGATGGCGCCAATGACGGCCTCGGTGACATCGCCGAGAATGGCCTCTTTTTCGGCGCCGCCGGTACGCGCTTCGCTCTCGCCGAGATTGAGTTCGCCGCCCAGATCAAGGGTGCGGGCGATGACGGCGCAGGTTTCCTTGCGCACCAGCGTATTCAGCGTACGGCTGAGTTCGCCCTCATTGGCCTTTGGGTAACGCCGATAGAGCATGTCGGCGACGACAAGCCCAAGCACGCGGTCGCCAAGAAATTCCAGACGCTGATAGGACCGCTCAATACGCTTGGCAGGCGAGACGGCGCTGGAATGCGTGAGCGCGCGATCAAGCAGGTCCGGATCGGCGAAACGATAGCCTAGCCGGAACTGAAGTTTGTCGTGATTGCGCGCTGCACGGCTCATTTGTAGACGGACTGGAACATACGATCCCAGCGCACGTTAGCGGGCCACTGCCAGATCTGCCAAGGCGGCAGGTTATCCTTGATGGAGAAGAAGCGCGCCTCGGCCTTGGCAATCAGGTTGATGTCGGGGACATAGCCGACCTGGCTGAGAACGCGGCTATCAGCGGAGCGGTCGCGATTGTCGCCCATCATGAAATAGTGGCCGGCGGGCACGACATAGACCTGAGTGTTGTCGAGCGGAGCGCTGTCGGAGATTTCCTGGATTGTGTGCGTGGTGCCTTCAGGGAAGGTCTCGCGGTACACGGTGACCTCGACGGTCTGACCCGAGCTGTCGGTATCCATGGTGGTACCGATCTCTTCGCGCTCGACCATCACATCATTGATATACAGGCGGCCGCCCTGCATCTGGACCCGATCGCCCGGCAGACCGACGATGCGCTTGATGTATTCGATGTTCTGCGGGACCGGACGGAACACGGCAACGTCGCCACGGTTGGGATCACGCCCCAGAATGCGGTTGGAGATCGGCAGCTCGAAATCCAGCGCCGTAAAGTTGCCGTAGCGCCCCAGCGAGAAGGAGTGCTTGCCATAGCCCCAGACGTATTTGTTGGCGACGAAATAGTCGCCAATCATCAGCGTCTGCTGCATCGATGCGGTGGGAATGGAAAATGGCTGATAGAGGAAAGACCGCAGCACGATGGCGATCAGCAGCGCCTCGACCACGACAACGAAGGTTTCAACCCATTCATTGGTCGCGGACTTGTTGGCAGACTTGTCGGCTGGCTGGCTCATGGATTTCCCCGGATCGGTAACGCGGCAGCGTTATTCCGTTGCGGCAGCCGGGTCAATCGGCAGCGCCTCAATGATGACGAACGCCTGGGCAAGCCCGGCGTCATCGGTGATGGTGAGATGGATGTGGGGCTGATAGCCCGGCGGCACAAGGCGGTCGAGCGCTTTTGCGGCCCCATTGGTCAAATGCATGGTCGGTTTGCCCGAAGGCAGGTTCACCACACCCATATCGCGCCAGTAGACACCGTGGCTCAGGCCGGTGCCAAGAGCCTTGGAGCACGCCTCCTTGGCGGCGAAGCGTTTGGCGTAGGAGGCGGCGCGTTCGGCGCGGCGGTCTGACTTGCGCTGCTCGATCTCGGTAAAGCAGCGCGTGGTGAAGCGCTGACCATAGCGTTCAAGGGTCTTGGCGACCCGACCGATCTGGCAGAGGTCCGAGCCCAGCCCGATGATCACTTGACCCCCTGAATGCCGCGGCTGCCCGGCTTGATGGCGGGAATGGCGGCCAGCTCTGGCGGCAGCTGATCGGCGGGATATGCCGGGACCTTGTATTCGATCAGGCTGACCAGCGGCACACCAACATCGGCTTCGCCGCCCGAGCGATCGATCAGGCAGGCGGCAGCGACGACATTGGCGCCAATATCGCGCAAAGCGGCGACGCATTCGCGGATCGACAGGCCGGTTGAGACGATGTCCTCGACCACGATCACCTTGTCGTCAGGTGCAATCTCAAAGCCGCGGCGCAGCTCAAACTTGCCATCGACCCGTTCGGTATAGAGCGCTGGCAGGTTGAGATGGCGCGCTGTTTCATAGCCGGGAATGATGCCGCCAATGGCGGGCGAGACGACCTTGGTCACATCGCCAAAGCCATCGGCATGGATTTTAGCGGCCAGTGCCTTGCAGAGTTTTTCCGTCTGGGCCGGATACTGAAAGACCTTGGCCTTTTGCAGAAAGACTGGCGAGCGCAGGCCCGATGACAGAATGAAATGCCCCTCGAGCATGGCACCGCATTCGCGGAACACGGCCAATACGTCATCTCTTGTCATCGCTAAACCTCTTGTCGACGTTGCCGTCCCATTCGAGCGTGGAAATCATCGATGCCTCGCGGGTGCCGGCGCGCTGCACGGCGCTGAGGCCGGGACTACGCTTGAGCGTTG
The DNA window shown above is from Devosia litorisediminis and carries:
- the recO gene encoding DNA repair protein RecO translates to MEWTGEGLLIGVRRHGESSVIAEAMVAGRGRCLGLVRGGRSPRQAAALQPGNTVQLTWRARLEDQLGMFTVELLQARAAELIADRTRLYLSQLVCEHLRQLPERDAHDRLLGMALRLIDSPPDGVALVRFELAVLDDLGFGLDLDHCAVTGATEDLTHVSPKSGRAVSRAAAAPYLDRLLPLPSFLTARGNASPHDIADALRLTSHFLQTHVQGPRNLTPSATRDLLVAALTLEH
- a CDS encoding YkvA family protein — translated: MPGWLDRARQWARTIKRDVIAVWLAARDVRTPMAVRILAAAIAAYALSPIDLIPDFIPVLGYLDDLLIVPLGIVAVVKLIPAPLFAEFRAAASQIAAKPVSRLGMLAVILIWLLAVWLTLMLATDWV
- the era gene encoding GTPase Era; protein product: MNSPTELADTSCGFIALVGAPNAGKSTLLNSLVGTKVSIVTHKAQTTRSQVRGVVTQDQAQLVFIDTPGIFAPKRRLDRAMVDSAWGGAGDADIVGFIIDAERGITPDIDAMLEGLANISHPKILILNKIDTIKNEALLELSQTLNEKLRFEATFMISALKGYGVADLMDWCVKHIPPGPWHFPEDHLTDLTMAITAAEVTREKLFLRVHDEIPYNCTVETESFKIQKDGSYKIDQVVYVTRDSHKKIVLGAGGQTIKAIGQESRKDLMEMYEVPIHLFLFVKVREKWGDDPERYREMGLEYPHGKN
- the rnc gene encoding ribonuclease III translates to MSRAARNHDKLQFRLGYRFADPDLLDRALTHSSAVSPAKRIERSYQRLEFLGDRVLGLVVADMLYRRYPKANEGELSRTLNTLVRKETCAVIARTLDLGGELNLGESEARTGGAEKEAILGDVTEAVIGAIFCDGGMGKAYEFVERMFEEFLADGQANKADAKTTLQEWAQARGLEPPSYIQVGRSGPDHAPEFTIAIALGDFEQVSATGPSKKIAEHKAAELFLISQQVWKDPK
- the lepB gene encoding signal peptidase I, which encodes MSQPADKSANKSATNEWVETFVVVVEALLIAIVLRSFLYQPFSIPTASMQQTLMIGDYFVANKYVWGYGKHSFSLGRYGNFTALDFELPISNRILGRDPNRGDVAVFRPVPQNIEYIKRIVGLPGDRVQMQGGRLYINDVMVEREEIGTTMDTDSSGQTVEVTVYRETFPEGTTHTIQEISDSAPLDNTQVYVVPAGHYFMMGDNRDRSADSRVLSQVGYVPDINLIAKAEARFFSIKDNLPPWQIWQWPANVRWDRMFQSVYK
- the acpS gene encoding holo-ACP synthase, whose translation is MIIGLGSDLCQIGRVAKTLERYGQRFTTRCFTEIEQRKSDRRAERAASYAKRFAAKEACSKALGTGLSHGVYWRDMGVVNLPSGKPTMHLTNGAAKALDRLVPPGYQPHIHLTITDDAGLAQAFVIIEALPIDPAAATE
- the pyrE gene encoding orotate phosphoribosyltransferase, whose product is MTRDDVLAVFRECGAMLEGHFILSSGLRSPVFLQKAKVFQYPAQTEKLCKALAAKIHADGFGDVTKVVSPAIGGIIPGYETARHLNLPALYTERVDGKFELRRGFEIAPDDKVIVVEDIVSTGLSIRECVAALRDIGANVVAAACLIDRSGGEADVGVPLVSLIEYKVPAYPADQLPPELAAIPAIKPGSRGIQGVK